TGATGTTTATATGTATGTGATAAAGCTCAGAATCGAATAACTAATATTTGATGACCCAATTTTGTTATAATTCTTATTTACTAGTTGGTTTCCAATAAGAGTGCTAAAATGCTTTCATCCAACTCGATTTTATATCCAATTACGTTAACAAGAAGGCTATTAGTTTGTCGAAACTCAGAGGCTGGGGACCAGTTCAGAAGTTCTAATGTAATTTGGCCTTGATCATTTATGCTATGATACAATGTATATTGATGGGTGACTAGGATGTGACACATACTGTCTCCAAAATCTTTGTAGTTTTGCTACTTCCTCAGTTGTTTGTGTTTGTTGTTGTTTTAATGCAATGACATGTCAATAGAATATCTGCCAGGACTCCCAAATTCCCAATTTCCTCATGACATGATGATTGATGACCATGATGTACCTCTCTCATTTGCCAGTATTATTGCAAAGAGTTGCTTGCATttataaatttactttttcatTTCAGAAATACATACACCAACAACACAAATCGTATCACGATTTGGACAGCCTACACCAAACTACTCTTCAAGCTCAACTGATTCTTTCTCTCCCGAGTCATTTCCAGAACTCTCCTCCACAGTACAGATCCGGCCTCCAGAGTACAGATCTGAAACACCTTTCGCCATAGCAAGGAGACCTATAATTGGAAGGAAGATCTTAGGGAACTCTGAGCAGAAACCTGTAGCAAGATCTAGCTATGAAGAGAGATTTAGTCTTGAGCCATCACCAACAAAGCATTGGATGCAGCAAACTCCGCCTAGAACGATTGCTATTGAGCAAAAGAATTGTACGAGGAGTTTCTACGAGTTGTTCCCTGGAGACAACCAAGGTTTTGAGTTCAAGACACCAGTGAAGACTCCACCTTCGGTGTATTCTAATCTATCCCCAGCATCGTCAATGTCTCAGACGTCACCAAACAACAATATGACTCTGACTGGTAATACAACTCCAACATCAAACTACAATATGTTTACATATCCGAGATTGAATTTGGCAAATTCTCCAACACCAACTTACAGGAACTGGGGGGCGAGTGCGAGCACATCATCTAGATTCCCAGAGGTGTGTATGccctcattttttttttatatacatagtattaGTGAACTAAAAGATTGCAGTTTTCCACTGCAGTACACTAGTTGCTTTTTTGGTCATCATCTGGACAAAAACATCCTTCTGAATATAGAATTTGAATTGATGAAAATCCTAACATATGGGAGAACACATGACAACCATGGCTGAGGCTCTCTCATTTAGCTCtcattgttattatttattcttaGCCTATTGGAATGTCCCACTGTTGGGTTAAGGCCTTTCCTCAATTCCCGATTCTCGATTACTTTTGGCCAGTTGTTTGGAagtttttttctatttccagATGACACCGAAAATGTGTTCCTTCTGCCGCAAGAACGGAGAAACTCCAATGGTGTACACAACACACTGCGTCAAAGAGAAGGTTGGCAACAGGAATGTGGTCACATGCCCGATACTGAGGTCCCATGTGTGCACAACCTGTGGAGTATCTGGAGACAATGCTCATACTATgtaagttaataaataaaatatttttttattcatttacaaAATGTTCATTTCAGTAGAATTAACCACTTTAACCAGTTTCCCATGATAtggtttttagttttattaaacagtatttttagttaaaaattacttatagatggcgctgcaatcGACTACGTACGCTTACGGTAATTGCTGAAAAGATatatcataaataataatttcataTTCACGCCTAAttaccaaacttattttattcaatttacCTTTAAACATCTTAGATACGGTGACAGATACCGCCAATCGAAACGCCATCTGATTCGTCGTGCCACTGCAGAAAAGCGATATAAAGTTAGCCATTATACACTTAGCAAGCGTAAGCTATTGTGACGAGGTAGCTGACACCATTCTGTCATTGAAAAATGTAGTTACTAAATATTTAAcccattttatttaatatttccaGCACTTACTGCCCGGTCCTCCGCAGCACAAACAACGGGATGCGTCTCAAGTCCACGACCATCACCCTCAAGAGCACCCGCATCAAGAGCGATGGTAGGAAACGCTACTAACTTAATAAAAaccctaacgccgtggcttgcgtgggcgacggtcgcgcgatggtcgcgcgacggcgatgcgacgcatacgaaatcaaaccttatcgatatggaagtatgagacgcgacggcgacggtcgcgcgaccgtcgcccacgcaagacacggcgtaacactttcgcaaccaagaacccACCTGGTAGGCACTCGTGAACGTTCAGAAGCCGAACAACCCGCTGGTCGGGTAGTCGCTatacaagcgggcggttataGATAATGtccggtttctgacgtagtgcgccatttatTGTCTGGTAGCGAATGTGTTAATATAGAGAGTAAGGGCTATTAACTGTTGGTTATGTCTGGGCAGTCTGGGTGAACCTTTCAAGTTCTATGTTCGTCCTTTTAGGGTTGCCCCAAACATCGACGCGAAATCGTCTCTAACCGACCAAAAGTCACTCGTTATTAGATGTTATTAGTATGACGACGCTCACGCGTCGTCGTCGCTGTACTCAGAATACATggattatattaaatataagaagatcataccatcccatacattaaaatgcgaccgcctaagaacgcgcatacactacagcacacatagatggcgccacaaaaaaatgccttgttgccatcgattactttagattggcgttaagtgtcactttcgagccataaatctatgtcaaaagtgatacttaacgccatctataaGTATAATCGTTGCCGAcacggaacggacgtcagcgccacgccgcctgaatgtcatttaaaaaacgtctcctctgtacattttgtataggaaggaagtaagacgcgcccccaggcggcgcagcgcgcgtcgcctggggcgcgccaagcgacgtcccttgcgcgtccctttcgcgtccttcctataccaaatgtactgaggagacgttttttaaattacgacggcgctgacgtccgttccgcgtcggcggtcatgcgtctcttgagtttGGACGGTcccttaggcggtcgcattttaatgtatagaatggtatcttcttatatttaatctatgattctaacgagcgatttttagTCGGCGAAAGCTGATTCGGCGTCGAtatttggggagacccttataAGGTAAAGGGTATATTAATTATTGCATGGTTATAAGCATTAACACGGTTGGTTTGGTACTAACTACTTAAAATGCATGGGAATATTGATTTATGTTACTTTTAACTCActttaagttttttatttttattgtggcACAAATTGTGAATCTAATTGTAACATTGGATTAAAATTGCCTAAAATATGTTTAGTCTGTGAAAATAAcacttttaaagtattttttaaaggttTGCATATGTTTTTGCTGTGAATTTTTTAACATGCAATGGTTTAATGCATGATTCTTAATTTTGACTAATTTGAACTAACTTTTTATCACTTTTTGTATCAACAATTGTGTATTTTGACTAGACGGATCAAGATTTGAATATTGACaaactttataaagaaaatCACTATCATACTGTTTTTGACCATTTCAGAACGTAAGACTAATCATGATATTGATATATGcccattttattgtttttcttttaatctttttgactacgtattttgaaagtgactttttgacgaatatttgtatatcatgccttttgactttttatttttttttgcacaattTTACCTTTTTGACAGCAGTATGCAATTGACTTAGAAATCTTATAATCTTAATTTTTACAAATCATAGTTTTATCTGCCGATTTCGGGAAAACTATCTTTAAATTTAACACCCGATTAattcttattcttataaatGTTTCTATCTAAACATGACACAGTACAGATTTGGTACTTtcaaaactttatttttgttttttcttacgtgtattgtattgtataaatatgtatgtatattgattaTTGCGAACAATAGCTAATAAGGCATAATTGGGTAATTAAGATTAccttgaaatattggtttttcttGAAAATCATCTACAATTATCGTAATTTGATTTCACTTTTTGGAAAGAATTGCACATTCTGATATTGGTTTTTAAAATTATTCACATATACCTTCATTAATGTCAgttttaaatgtaaacaaaagaaACCAATTAATATGAACACGATTAATTAAAATACTGCAAAAAAAGCTGTCTTGATGGCTAGAGTAGATGGTGAGGTATGTCCCCTCCCTaaacaattattttatattttgatttttaaaagCTCCTGTGTTGTTAAAACTAGTAAACACAATGTTTGATTAATGAtcaatgaaatttaaaattctCGACATAATTCTAATGAAATATTTCCTAAAAACATGTTATAAGACTACAATGCTTAGGTTTAAGGTTGATTTTGAAATTTCCAATTATTATTCAAAAAGAGATGTTTTTAGTTTTGATTTATATGTTTGATTTTTTGTAAGCTGTATGTATTATTGCTTTTTCCTTTAccttaaggcctgatttagacggcgtgcgaactcgcatgcgattttagttacattgcgggctgttgaggtgacatacaattttttactgtcatcaaataccgcaatgtaataaaactcgtatgcgagttctcgtaccgtctaaatgggccttaAGGTATAGATATtgctgaaaaaataattatgtaatattgAAGATATAAGAAAATATTGAAAGTGGCGCTAGTGTCGCCTTACCCTACGCCACAATTCAAGCGGTGGATGTAGGAACTAATTTCATACTAACTAAATGCAATTTGTTTGCTATGATTTTGAATGGGGCCATGGTCTGTTGAattaaatatgttaaaaaaataaagtgctGATATCCATTCTGTTACTGTTGTAGATGGCGCCACTCGATGggctcatattttttttatttttaatacatcACCTAAACTACACCAACGCCATCTATTGAAGTGATTGAGTGTGTGAGTTATGCTGATAGTTTGTCCTCCACAATAAGTTTTCTATGGAGAAAACAGACTATCATTTACTTGTTTTTGCTTTGCTAAAAATGcacttatttttatgtttttgcaGCAAATTAATTAATGCATAGTAATAAAGTACTAGTGCTTGACATGTTAATGCCCAGTAGACGCCattttttgtaacatttattGAGAAAGATTGAAAGGGGCATTTACTGGCGcactgtcgagcactggtacttttaaCTTACTGTCTTTGATTCATTTTAAGGTACATTGCGTAcaattttatatgtgttttgtttatttatggTAATAACAGctcgttattattttttaaatatatttattaaaaactaaCGCTTTTATTTTATATAGTTAAGTTTAAAAATCGCTTCTGTCTAACCAGCATACAATtgacacagatcaatacaacaagatggcccttacagggcgactcgcggtcaccaagcatacgacaaatcaggtttataaaagtttgaacgcgtgcgacaccgatcagtagcgcccaagtatacgacccgctaacagtgtccgtgtccgctcgggaaaaaatcttaaataatcaattttggttgcaaacaatggtctcttacagcataaagtggtgtggcaagtcttctaacacttctacatgtaaaaaagatggaacaacattccacagttaagtcaaattaattattttgttgaatattgtttattgtccgcggagttcatttatactggtcaatatggttgtgctgagcggcgccgaggcgcgtccatccctctttaccgagttaacaatgtgatatgctatccctttcacgtaaacgactaggcatggggccatgttagtttatgtctgttgcgggaacttcgtactgccgttcgtaccatgtgctaccattttatgaaatataaaagaaagcagatttgtaatagtgaataattatctagaatctgtagagtctgtagtagtatttagttcattgattagtttagaatatttagttggttatttaacttagtaaacgtaagtaaaaatgcacagtttagttattagttactagaatgatttttattgagatgctatcacaattatcatcctccttgcgttatcccggcatcggcattcgccacggctcatgggagcctggggtccgctttggaaactactaccaagatttggcgtaggcactggttttatgaaagcgactgccatctgaccttccaacccgaagggtaactaggccttattataatttaattataatattataatttgttgcaaaacaaattcaccacagtactggtaccggtaccattgtctataatagacatgtcccattcccatccctactgctaatcataaaggcgcgccattatttgaaacgaccaatggcagcaccgtgcgcgcccgcctcaccccgcaaggattggtgatttgcgtctcgaacaatatcgcttgcatttggcttctagtggggatAGATGTTCTgtggccacgctcagtgtagggttccgtagtttttcgtatttttctcaaaaactactgaacctatcaagttcaaaacaattttcctagaaagtcttagtaaagttctacttttgtgatttttttcatattttttaaacatatggttcaaaagttagaggggggggacgcacttttttcctttaggagcgattatttccgaaaatattaatatcatcaaaaaacgatcttagtaaacccttattcatttttaaatacctatccaacaatatatcacacgttggggttggaatgaaaaaaaaaatcagcccccactttacttgtatggggggtaccctaacaaaacatttttttccattttttatttttgcactttgttggcgtgattgatatacatattggtaccaaatttcagctttctagtgcttacggttactgagattatccgcggacggacggacggacggacggacagacagacatggcgaaactataagggttcctagttgactacagaaccctaaaaaggtgctatcggtaggtaaggtacagtcaccggcaaatataagtgatgatttatgtaccttgtcaatattaacgtcttgtttgaaatgtcatacgaaattgtcaacgattaaaagcgacaatgtacagaaatcatcacttctttatgccggtgactgtatcaCCGCCATCAAAGCTGTGTGTCCAGTTTATCCTGGTAGACATATTTGTCAAATGTCCCTCAACGCAAGGAAAATACTGCTAATGAGATAACACTATCGTTCGCTTCCCGTGAAGTAAAATCCACTCCATAAACCTTTGTTGACGTAAAATGTGTATGCGTCACAAAAATACTTTGTCCTTGAATGGATTCAATTGAAAATTCTATGTATACTGACAAACTGGGTGTACCAGAGTATATTTCCAgcgttaaaaaaaactcgtcgCTACCGATCTCCGTAAACGCTTATTCGTTCGAATGTCACGTCAATGTCAAAATTGTCAACAAAACaaaaatgtgaaaaatgtcACTACAAGATTCACACTGATTTTCCCAATCACAAAACAAAATTCAATAGCAGCGCACATCTATTTGGTTATGGCGTAAATTAAgcgtaaaaattaaaaatgagcGAGAATAAGACATCTACCACAAGCTTGAAGTCTCCCGATAAATCGTCTGTGAAGTCTCAGTCTGTAAAATCACCGGATAAGTCGTCGTTGAAAACTATTGAAAGATCGTCGCAACAAAGTGTCCATAGTCGCGCTCCTTATGTGGATAGGTATTATGAGAGCTGCCAAGAGCCGGACTTCATATACGGAGGGCCGTTTATCCCGGTTAAGCGGCCGGAGCCCTTTATCGATGCCGTCACTCCGATCAATCTCGAGTTGCAGGGGACTTTTAAACAGTtcgtatttttaataatatcttTATTTAAACGTTTTCAGTCATTTATTCTATTATGTTATTGTGGTTTTTTTTGTTTAGAAACAACAAATTCTTATTGGAATCATCCTTAATTTTTTACTGCttgttttaacattttttggAAACATTTTTAACTATTAAtgacttaattatttttttcataactgCTCACCCGGCAACACCTTATTTCCAGCCTGTGCAGTAATGTATTATTGTtaagaataaaaataagaataagaataatttatttgctttaaaCAATACCAATTACACAGGTGTTAATGAGATAGGTGGTAAGTTACATGTTTAACCATTAATGGTATGCAAACTATATACAAAAAACTTATAAGAATATCATGCAATAcattattttacattattaaaagtGCAGGTTATTCCCTAGaattactaaaaaaatattttttccaccCTATTCCTAATAGGAAGCTAATGAAGTTTTGTTCTAAATTCAATTACACTCTTGTAAAAGGTAGAAGTGGTTCGTCAAGAGATCCAGCTTTAAGTTTAACATGTTCACAGATGGCTAGAGACAtcatctgtcatagaccaaaggaaaaaaatgacTATACATATGCTATAGCATATGTATCCACAAATGTGTTAATGTTAGTTAACAAAAAAATCATAGTATAGATTTGCTCAATGGAAATTCCTtctgagagccctatgtccctgatgagggataacaggatatcatcatcatcatcatttgctTGCCCTTCTGCCAGTAATTTGGGGTTGGCACAGAATTTCTTTCTCTTAAACACCTCTCTATTGTCCGACATCtcatcatttttaacccccgacgcaaaaacgaaggggtgttataagtttaacgtgtctgtctgtctgtccgtctgtctgtctgtctgtctgtctgtctgtttgtctgtctgtgtgtgtgtctgtctgtggcatcgtagctcccgaacggatgaaccgattttgatttagttttttttgtctgaaagctgagttagtcgggagtgttcttagccatgtttcatgaaaatcggtccactatgtcacggtcgggggttttttcaaaattttaattttgtggttaggttatgttacataacatctctcacacagtccatccaccttctCATTTTTCCTCTCATATTCTCATTTTTCATTCGTAATGACCTTTTTGTAATTTAAACCATGTATGTTGTGGAaatgaataaagtttttatctatctatctatctatctatctttgtCAACAATTTGCCAGGACCAAATTCTTAGTTATTGCGGTCACATCTCACTTCGCCCGCCAGATTGCCTGGAGAGAATAATTTTTCTATATTTATCTATAATTGCCCGTCATAAGGCAAAGTTGAAGGCAAAAGACCTCAGGCACCTCCCCCTACTAGATGGTGTGctcaaattactgcacccatgcgattaaaactgcacgaggccatgcgcttggcgaggaacagacgcctatggagggacctagtcttcaacagaatgacatgatgtcacgatcctcagcattgaggggaCGACTGAAGAACACatgtcatttataatattattgtttGAATCAAACCTatcatttaataaatttaaaagtggaaaatgtctgccttgggtgagacttgaactcacggcctctggatcaatattccagcgctctgccaactgagccaccaagacttcaaccaagccagcgaaattttccactactaaggtcaatgggacccgtagcgacatctaccgtaagagtgttaaacttcttaaacggcaaccggagttccaagtcatattggaaattcaccagttacgatgcgctaaccatgctaaatttattctaagcctagtggcattgattgcagacgtttctgctaaggcgtcatccatatattacgtcacagtgtaagggggaggggggggtcatactaaatgtgacaatccctgttaaagggatacaaaaaagcgtgacataggagggggggaggggtccaaaaacctgaaatttggtgtgacgtaatatgtggatgatccctaatcagaagttaaaatctATCATTTAATGTTGGCTAAGGAGCTAATATCAGTTACTTTATCTTTGTTATTAGTTTAATGATAGTATTATGGTTTAATGGTACATGTAATCTTAGTTGTCATCATGAGTATTATTTACATGTGTGTTAATCTGTAAACAAACATAGTTGATTAATTTATAGCATTTGCCTTTATTTATCTAATGCTATTGTTATGTTTCCGTTTCCGCAtagtattacatacatacatacatacaatcgcgcctgtatcccataaaggggtaggcagagcacatgaaactactaaagtctcagtgccactcttggcaattaaggggttaaaagaaaacgaaaattgtgacattgcagtgacaggttgccagcctctcgcctgcgccacaattttaacccaaatcccacagtcgacttctacgacacctacgggaagacagggggtggtgaaattcttaacccgtcaccacacaggcaacacaTGTATTACAAATACTACATACCTATATCACTGTATAAAAGAAAGGTGATTTCCGCTGTCTGTCcctatataatatattatgccGATTATGCGTACAGCTTGGGAAAAAAGAGTCGAAATGGAACAATTTCCGCGACAGTTGGAGCTGGTGCCAGCAATatactagctattgcccgcgggttcgctcgcgttaaattcgaaaattgcggaatgctccatacaaactttcaccccccattTCGGACCCTGCGAATTCTATTGGCCGCGTAGAATGCGTGCGCTACTTGGGCGTAGAAATAGATCAACATTTCTCCTTTAAACAACATATTGCAGCCCTCTCAAATCGTGTAAGAAAGCTCACGTATGTAATGCGCTTGCTCCGCAACTGTGCTGATCCGCGGATCCTAACACTAGTGTATGTGAGTTTATGTCAGTCAATACTAGGATACTGTATTTCAGTCTGGGGCGGGGCAGGCATTGCAACGATGCTTAACGTAGAAAGGGCGCAGAGGTCAGTATTGAAAGTAATGTACAAGAAGCCACACCAGTTCCAACAAGACAACTGTTGACCGAATCCAACACTCTCTCGGTCCGCCAGTTGTTTATTCTCAGGGCAGCCACGACGATGCATCGGAATACATTAAATTCTTCAAGTTTCACATCGTTACTTAGTAAAAGGATCTTCCGCGTCCCACAAAACAAGACGAGAACGCCATATGGCAGACGTTTTCCACAATTCCTACACCCCTTTGTATACAACCATATATGTAAACTCTTCAATGTAAAAGATTTGACAGTCAAagaatttcaaaataaaactcGCAATTGGCTAATCTCTCTCTCATACCAGGCAACAGAAGACATACTGAAACCTTTGCAGTAAGCAcaactctctctctctctctctctctctctcacacacacacacacacacacacacacacacacacacacacacacacacacacacacacacacacacacacacacacacacacacacacacacacacacacacacacacacacacacacacatacacactatCAGACTCACTCCGACACTTGGCACAGTTTATATCATTCCTAAAGTAGTTGCAGAAATTGATCATTAGCTTAataattagttttagtttaggtaAGATTCATGTAAACTCTCGCTATATCTGTATTCTTCGCATCGCCATTTTGATTAATCTTCTGGTACTTCACTGAGCCCCCACGTCACAGGCTTGACCTAGTGTGAGGGCTATTGCTAACCATACTGTATTTTATCTCTGAATGTAACTATACCTACTGTTTAATTCCTATATTTTATCTATGTCTGGTAatgaaataaactttttgtatttttgtatttgtattttagggaagtggcgagttagaaagagacaaaaaatagcctatgtgactctccatcccttcaactatctccacttaaaaaaatcacgccaattcgtcgctccgttttgccgtgaaagacggacaaacaaacagacacacacactttcccatttaatattagtatggtatggattgacgtatttttttatattaaaaacaaaaacatagaTAAACCAATTTTAGAgtgaagtcacatctatcagcattGAGCCACatcttttatgtatgtatgagaaatcgctcgtttCGTTAGTACTTAGTAATATGAACTTATGAAGCCGCTTACGCATACGCATGGTTATTATAACGAGcgatttcaaatgaaaaaaaaattgcggctttatgctgatagatgtgacttcaccTTCACCCTTATTCTGACGACCTACGATTTTGAATTGAGTCTGTTCTTGAAAATGTTATCTTATCACAGTTGGTTTATAAAAACGAACTACAAAATGGAGCCATTATACAAcgctattaataaaaaaaactcaatacttCAATGTTTGTAAAATTCCGTTGTTCAAACATTACGCTCGTGCCATTGATGATTTGTAGATATATAAACTTCGACTTTATTGCGAATCGTACAAAGTACAAGTCAACTTATCAATGCATCACTGATGACGCGTGTCTAAATCAGTTATGGAACGTCAACGGTAATTTCGTCGTCATCGCCAGAGCCCGGATAGCTCAGTCGGTAGAGCATTGGACTTTTAATCCAAGGGTCCAGGGTTCAAGTCCCTGTTCGGGCGGCtcactttttgtattttacatttccttttatttatttttttacattattttttcttttttttttaattttaaaatttgttttgtcaccttatttttcttttcatatgttttgtaagtattttttaaatgtttatttatttacctactttttgtatttttattttacatttccttttatttatttttttacattattttttctttttttaattttaaaatttgttttgtcaccttatttttcttttcatatgttttgtaagtatttttaaatgtttatttatttaccttatctACTTAgggatattatatttttgtaattaaataaattaggagtcatttaaatttttttttgttacaggaGTTTTGCATATTACTCTATGAAAGAGAGAATTCCAGTAATCCTGACCAAAGTTATAGAT
This is a stretch of genomic DNA from Leguminivora glycinivorella isolate SPB_JAAS2020 chromosome 20, LegGlyc_1.1, whole genome shotgun sequence. It encodes these proteins:
- the LOC125237211 gene encoding uncharacterized protein LOC125237211, which translates into the protein MQPSKDMMEHMMELNRFYLKTSENEIHTPTTQIVSRFGQPTPNYSSSSTDSFSPESFPELSSTVQIRPPEYRSETPFAIARRPIIGRKILGNSEQKPVARSSYEERFSLEPSPTKHWMQQTPPRTIAIEQKNCTRSFYELFPGDNQGFEFKTPVKTPPSVYSNLSPASSMSQTSPNNNMTLTGNTTPTSNYNMFTYPRLNLANSPTPTYRNWGASASTSSRFPEMTPKMCSFCRKNGETPMVYTTHCVKEKVGNRNVVTCPILRSHVCTTCGVSGDNAHTITYCPVLRSTNNGMRLKSTTITLKSTRIKSDGRKRY